A section of the Corynebacterium auris genome encodes:
- the nrdR gene encoding transcriptional regulator NrdR, producing the protein MYCPFCHNEQSRVMDSRVVDAGSAIRRRRECTECGGRFTTVEKAVLTVVKRNGVSEPFDRDKLIVGVRRACQGRDVSDDALKRLAQQVEETVRSHGSSQVNANDIGLAVLEPLRVLDEVAYLRFASVYKSFESADDFESEIRLMRRKDREDF; encoded by the coding sequence GTGTATTGCCCGTTTTGCCACAACGAACAGTCACGCGTCATGGACTCCCGGGTGGTCGACGCGGGCTCGGCGATCCGGCGCCGCCGCGAATGCACGGAGTGTGGGGGGCGTTTCACCACCGTGGAGAAGGCCGTACTCACCGTTGTCAAGCGCAACGGTGTCAGCGAACCCTTTGACCGGGACAAGCTTATCGTCGGCGTACGCCGCGCCTGCCAAGGAAGGGACGTCTCGGACGATGCGCTGAAGCGGCTCGCCCAACAAGTGGAGGAGACAGTGCGCAGCCACGGTAGCTCCCAGGTCAACGCCAACGACATCGGCCTGGCGGTGCTTGAGCCGCTGCGCGTGCTGGATGAAGTGGCCTACCTGCGCTTTGCCTCCGTATACAAGTCATTCGAATCGGCCGACGACTTCGAATCCGAGATCCGCCTCATGCGGCGCAAGGACCGCGAGGACTTCTAG
- the hrpA gene encoding ATP-dependent RNA helicase HrpA: MNDSSATPTRSDLLSRLEDVPLAEVRRFRRRLKKARAPEAFAAIAADIDAAAARVAARADALPTITYPEKLPVSARRDDIMDLLRDHQVVIIAGETGSGKTTQIPKMLLELGRGRRGLIGHTQPRRLAARTVAERIADELGQNIGESVGYAIRFDDKVSATTAVKLMTDGILLAEMQRDRYLNAYDTIIIDEAHERSLNIDFLLGYLKRLLPRRPDLKVVITSATIDPESFAAHFAAPDGTPAPIIEVSGRTYPVEIRYRPLVEQIGGKEVDVDMIDGVVAAVEELMAEGPGDILCFFSSERDIRDCMEAIEKKRWRGVEVTPLFGRLSNAEQHRVFSPHSGRRIVLSTNIAETSLTVPGIHYVVDTGLARVSRYSTRTKVQRLPIEEISQASANQRSGRSGRVADGIAIRLYSEENFDQRPEFTDPEILRTNLASVILQMISLRLGDVSEFPFIQPPDGKSIRDGLALLRELGAVAPDKPEGSPALTGIGRDIARIPVDPKMARMLVEANRLGVLDDVTVIVASMTIQDVRERPLEHQAQADQAHARFKDKTSDFLSSLKLWDYIAGSRDELSGNAFRKRMVKEFLHYMRIREWYDLVRQLRDVEKQLGWSPVESVAGERDAAAIHKSLLTGLLSNIGARDGESKEFQGARGTRFRVFPGSSLAKRPPEFIMAAELVETSRLWARDVAKIEPEWVERAAGDLLKHSYSEPVWSRKRSAAMVHQKSMLYGVPIVRDRLVPYHRVDPEGARIMFIRHALIGGDWNRHHTFIDHNEALLEEASAVEEKLRRRGLVVDEDALFDFYDSKLPAEVTTARHFDSWWKKKRKEDPAYLDFDPASLVDDSADASDTAFPPTWRQGSIDYKLRYKFEPGDDFDGVTVDVPVPLLAGLTDEGFDWLVPGLREELVTELIRTLPRALRRSVVPAPDFAARALPKLEPRESELVEQLASALRELGGSGVNAGDFRPGALPPHLRITYAAIGRRGETIDHDKDLAALKERQAGQIRSSVSQAGRRSESEVVQEWTRASLGEVAETVRTTIDGNTVDAYPALEATADGVKVTVHPTKEAADASMLTATLTLLLREVTVNAHQMTKGLPLRQKVAVDNYPHGGAAGLVDDARVAAVRDLMMAHGGPVRTPEEFEALVASVKPEVAGAVRRAVVAVAPALVEWSAMREELRSWEGPAIDDMRSQLDFYLPAHAITVHGVGRLQHVPRYVEAMRIRLEDMNIDPDRDADRQAVIDSVKATLAARMSRLPKGREKTAAYKDILWRIEELRVSLFAQRLGTAKPVSQRRVEKMIEKLT, translated from the coding sequence ATGAACGACTCTTCTGCCACCCCTACCCGCTCCGACCTTCTCTCGCGCCTCGAAGATGTCCCGCTTGCCGAGGTGCGCCGCTTTCGGCGCCGCCTGAAGAAGGCGCGCGCACCGGAGGCTTTCGCGGCAATCGCCGCGGATATCGACGCCGCCGCGGCGCGGGTGGCGGCCCGCGCGGACGCTCTACCCACCATCACGTACCCGGAAAAGCTTCCTGTCTCCGCGCGCCGCGACGACATCATGGATCTGCTGCGCGACCACCAGGTGGTCATCATCGCCGGTGAGACCGGCTCAGGTAAGACCACCCAGATCCCGAAGATGCTGCTCGAGCTGGGGCGCGGGCGCCGCGGCCTGATCGGCCACACCCAGCCGCGTCGCCTGGCGGCGCGCACCGTCGCCGAGCGCATCGCCGATGAACTCGGGCAGAACATCGGCGAGTCCGTCGGCTACGCCATCCGCTTCGACGACAAAGTCTCCGCGACCACCGCCGTCAAGCTCATGACGGACGGCATCCTCCTGGCGGAGATGCAGCGCGACCGCTACCTCAACGCCTACGACACCATCATCATCGACGAGGCCCACGAGCGCAGCCTGAACATCGATTTCCTGCTCGGTTACCTCAAGCGGCTGCTGCCGCGCCGGCCCGACCTGAAGGTCGTGATCACCTCGGCAACGATCGACCCGGAGAGTTTCGCCGCGCACTTCGCCGCGCCAGACGGCACCCCGGCGCCGATCATCGAGGTCTCCGGGCGCACCTACCCGGTGGAGATCCGCTACCGCCCCCTCGTGGAGCAGATCGGCGGCAAGGAGGTCGACGTGGACATGATCGACGGCGTGGTTGCCGCCGTCGAGGAGCTCATGGCCGAAGGCCCCGGCGACATCCTCTGCTTCTTCTCCTCCGAACGCGACATCCGCGACTGCATGGAGGCCATCGAAAAGAAGAGGTGGCGCGGCGTCGAGGTCACCCCCTTGTTCGGCAGGCTGTCCAACGCCGAGCAGCACCGCGTGTTCTCCCCCCACTCGGGCAGGCGCATCGTGCTGTCGACCAACATTGCGGAGACCTCGCTGACCGTGCCGGGCATCCACTACGTCGTCGACACCGGTCTCGCCCGCGTTTCGCGCTACTCCACGCGCACAAAGGTGCAGCGCCTGCCCATCGAAGAAATCTCGCAGGCCAGCGCGAACCAGCGCTCGGGGCGCTCGGGCCGCGTCGCCGACGGCATCGCCATCCGTCTCTACTCGGAGGAGAACTTCGACCAGCGCCCGGAGTTCACAGACCCGGAGATCCTGCGCACCAACCTCGCCAGCGTCATCCTGCAGATGATCTCGCTGCGCCTAGGCGACGTCTCCGAATTCCCCTTCATCCAGCCGCCCGACGGAAAGTCGATCCGCGACGGGCTGGCCCTTTTGCGCGAGCTCGGCGCCGTCGCGCCGGATAAGCCTGAGGGGTCTCCGGCGCTGACCGGAATCGGCCGCGACATCGCCCGCATCCCGGTGGACCCGAAGATGGCGCGCATGCTGGTCGAGGCCAACCGCCTTGGCGTGCTCGACGACGTCACCGTCATCGTCGCGTCCATGACCATCCAGGACGTGCGCGAGCGCCCCCTCGAGCACCAGGCGCAGGCCGACCAGGCACACGCGCGCTTCAAGGACAAGACGTCGGACTTTTTATCCTCGCTTAAGCTGTGGGACTACATCGCGGGCTCGCGCGACGAGCTGTCCGGCAACGCCTTCCGCAAGCGCATGGTCAAGGAGTTCCTCCACTACATGCGCATCCGGGAGTGGTACGACCTGGTGCGGCAGCTCAGGGACGTCGAGAAGCAGCTTGGCTGGTCCCCCGTTGAATCCGTCGCGGGTGAGCGCGACGCCGCGGCGATCCACAAGTCCCTGCTGACGGGGCTTTTGTCCAACATCGGCGCGCGCGACGGCGAGTCGAAGGAGTTTCAGGGCGCGCGCGGCACGCGCTTCCGCGTTTTCCCGGGCTCCTCCCTCGCCAAGCGGCCGCCGGAGTTCATCATGGCCGCCGAGCTCGTGGAAACCTCGCGCCTGTGGGCGCGCGACGTGGCCAAAATCGAGCCCGAGTGGGTCGAACGCGCCGCGGGCGATCTGCTCAAGCACAGCTATTCCGAGCCCGTCTGGTCGCGCAAGCGCTCAGCCGCGATGGTGCACCAGAAGTCCATGCTCTACGGCGTACCCATCGTGCGCGACCGCCTGGTGCCCTACCACCGGGTCGACCCGGAAGGCGCGCGCATCATGTTCATCCGGCACGCCCTCATCGGCGGCGATTGGAACCGCCACCACACCTTCATCGACCACAACGAGGCGTTGCTGGAGGAAGCCTCCGCCGTCGAGGAAAAACTGCGCCGCCGCGGGCTCGTCGTCGACGAGGACGCCCTGTTCGACTTTTACGACTCGAAGCTGCCCGCCGAGGTGACCACCGCGCGCCACTTCGACTCCTGGTGGAAGAAGAAGCGCAAGGAAGACCCGGCCTACCTAGACTTCGACCCGGCATCGCTTGTCGACGACTCCGCCGACGCCTCCGACACGGCCTTCCCTCCCACCTGGCGCCAGGGCAGCATCGACTACAAGCTGCGCTACAAGTTCGAGCCGGGAGACGACTTCGACGGCGTCACCGTCGACGTCCCGGTTCCGCTGCTCGCCGGCCTGACGGACGAGGGCTTCGACTGGCTGGTCCCGGGGCTGCGCGAGGAGCTGGTCACGGAGCTCATCCGCACACTGCCGCGCGCTTTGCGCCGCAGCGTGGTTCCCGCGCCCGATTTCGCGGCGCGCGCGCTGCCGAAGCTCGAACCGCGCGAATCGGAGCTGGTGGAGCAGCTGGCCTCGGCCCTGCGCGAGCTGGGCGGCTCCGGGGTCAACGCGGGCGATTTCCGTCCCGGCGCCCTGCCACCGCACCTGCGCATCACCTACGCGGCGATCGGCAGACGCGGCGAGACCATCGACCACGACAAGGACCTCGCTGCGCTGAAGGAGCGCCAGGCGGGGCAGATCCGCTCCTCTGTCTCGCAGGCGGGCCGCCGCTCGGAGTCGGAGGTCGTGCAGGAGTGGACCAGGGCGAGCCTGGGCGAGGTCGCGGAGACGGTGCGCACGACAATAGACGGCAACACGGTCGACGCCTACCCGGCGCTTGAGGCCACGGCCGATGGCGTGAAGGTCACGGTCCACCCGACGAAGGAGGCGGCAGACGCCTCCATGCTCACCGCCACCCTCACCCTGCTCCTGCGGGAGGTCACGGTCAACGCGCACCAGATGACCAAGGGCCTGCCGCTGCGGCAGAAGGTCGCCGTGGACAACTACCCGCACGGCGGGGCGGCCGGGCTTGTCGACGACGCCCGCGTCGCCGCCGTGCGCGACCTGATGATGGCGCACGGCGGACCGGTGCGCACCCCGGAGGAGTTCGAGGCCCTCGTTGCGAGCGTGAAGCCCGAGGTGGCCGGCGCCGTCCGCCGCGCCGTGGTCGCCGTTGCCCCGGCGCTTGTGGAGTGGTCCGCCATGCGCGAGGAACTGCGCTCGTGGGAGGGCCCGGCGATCGACGACATGCGCTCCCAGCTCGACTTCTACCTGCCCGCCCACGCGATCACAGTCCACGGAGTGGGCCGCCTGCAGCACGTGCCGCGCTACGTCGAGGCGATGCGTATCCGGCTCGAGGACATGAACATCGACCCCGACAGGGACGCCGACCGCCAAGCGGTGATCGATTCCGTCAAGGCCACCCTTGCGGCGCGGATGTCTCGATTGCCGAAGGGACGGGAGAAGACCGCCGCTTACAAGGACATCCTGTGGCGCATTGAGGAGCTGCGGGTCAGCCTGTTCGCCCAGCGTCTCGGTACCGCGAAGCCCGTCAGCCAGCGGCGCGTGGAGAAGATGATCGAAAAACTGACCTAG